The Fusobacterium periodonticum 1_1_41FAA genomic sequence CAAATGAGCGTGAGGCATATAGTTATAAACTCTAATACAATCATCTTCTTCATTGTATTTGTAGTATTTTCCACGTTTAAAACCTCTCATATAATTGCCTGTTTTAGTCTTTACTTTAGCTTTAGCAATCTTTTTAACTACGCCTTTAAGTTTATTACCTTGTTTTTGTAGAAATTTTTTAGTTTCATTCGGATATTTTTTAGCAAGTTTTAAAACTTCTTTTTCAAGTTGCTCTAATTCGTCTATTGTAAAGCCGTCCATATCATTACTCCTCCGTTCTTACACAAAAAACCTCTATGAATTGATTATCTTTGAAATCTCTGTTGAAATAGATAACTTCGTACTTCAAACCCTCAAATAAAAAAAACCAATCCTTTTTTATACCTTGTATGGATTTTCTCCTAAAGGTAAATTTGAATTGGTGTTGATTATTTTCAGTATTTGCTTCTCCATTTTTGACAGTTGAATTAAGTGGTAATATCTCACAGTAAGCACGTTTCAACAATTCAGGTACTGTATCATTCTCTCCTAAATCATTTACTGACACTTTCATTTGATAAACTTCAACTAAATGTCTTAATTTTTTAGTAATATTAAGCATAATCACCACCGACTTGTAATTGAGTAATCATACTTCTTATAGTATAGGTTAAATCTTTACTTTCAGCGTGTTCTCTATTGTCATACCAATCTTGTAACAACACCAAAGCAATTATTTTAGCCCTACTTTTAAATTTATCTTTTTCAACTTTAATATCAAAGTCATCTATGGCATCTCTTAGATAATCCACAGTTGCAACCAATAGCGATTGCAACCATAAATCATCATCATCGTAATCAATTCTTAGATAGTTTTTAGCCTCATCTAAAGTTAAAAACTTATCCATAAATCAATCTCCTTATTATTTTGTA encodes the following:
- a CDS encoding head-tail adaptor protein, with product MLNITKKLRHLVEVYQMKVSVNDLGENDTVPELLKRAYCEILPLNSTVKNGEANTENNQHQFKFTFRRKSIQGIKKDWFFLFEGLKYEVIYFNRDFKDNQFIEVFCVRTEE
- a CDS encoding head-tail connector protein, coding for MDKFLTLDEAKNYLRIDYDDDDLWLQSLLVATVDYLRDAIDDFDIKVEKDKFKSRAKIIALVLLQDWYDNREHAESKDLTYTIRSMITQLQVGGDYA
- a CDS encoding HK97 gp10 family phage protein, which produces MDGFTIDELEQLEKEVLKLAKKYPNETKKFLQKQGNKLKGVVKKIAKAKVKTKTGNYMRGFKRGKYYKYNEEDDCIRVYNYMPHAHLIEKGHIIKDKTGKEHGFKKGYFVLEQGHRDYYDKFVKSTDEFVDEVIKNGGF